Sequence from the Tenrec ecaudatus isolate mTenEca1 chromosome 6, mTenEca1.hap1, whole genome shotgun sequence genome:
AGGTGTTTGCATGTGCAGGTAGATgaatgtgtgcctgtgtgtgagccTGCATGtgggtgcgtatgtgtgtgtgcatgcacgagTGTGAGCATGTGCAAGTATGCAGTAGTGTATGCGAGTGTGAGTGCTtgcacatgtgagtgtgtgtgtgtgtgtgtgtgtgtgtgtgtgagcacttGCTTAAGCTGCACAGCTCGCTGTGGGAGTGTGTTTGCATCACGTGCTGGGTATGGAGTGCCAAGCACGTGTCTGGGAGGCCCGGGTATGCAGCTGCTCTGTGCACACACGGGCACCTCCCTGCAAGGGCAATTGCTAGGTGACAGTCTCCAGGCAGTGGGTGCACAGGCTGTTCAGAAGCCTTCCACTGAGTCCCTGACCTATTGTGTGACCTTGGGACAGCTGCCATCCTCTCTGTGCCTGGAGTGCCCTTGGGCCTGCCTGAGCCTGTGAGGTTGACATACGGGCCCTTGCTAGAGCGAGGGAGAGTGTTTGAGGGCCTGGGTCTGCAGGTCTGAACCACAGAGGGGGTGGGCTCTGCTGTCACTGACAGCGGCCTGGGAAGGCATGTGTGAGAGCAAGCCAGGTGACCCGTACCTTGTGGTGGTTGGTCAGGGCCTGGTGCAGGCTCAGCCCGGTGAGAACTTGTCGGGACCTGAGAGAGCCATTCATAGACTGTCTGGAGGCTGCTGAGGGCCCTTCCCCAGGAAGGAAGGAGCTGCCGTCTTCTCACACCTGTCATGTGCCCACGTCTACGCCAGTAGCTTTCACCTAGGTCAACTCCCAAGAGCACGTGCGTGCAGCATAGTAAATGCTCATTCACTTTGCGTAATTAAATGGCCCCTCACAGCCTTCCTCCCACCAGTATCACAGTCACCACACGCAGGAGGAGGAAAGCCCAGACATGGGTTAGGGCACCATTCCATTTGGAGAGGATGGGAACCCAGTACCCCTTGCTCAGTAGATCAGAGTCAGCAGCCTGGTGGCTGGGCCCAGGGAGGGGGTCTCCAAAAGCCATAGGCTACTTTGCTCTTAGCTCGCCTCctcccagtccccagagaagcgtGGGGCCTGGGGCTGCTTCCACCCTGGCTCTGTGCCAGCCAAGAGCCAGAGAGCTGCGAACCTCGTGACCTTTGTGCCAGCCCTGTTAGCCGCTTCACAAACAGGCCCCTGAAGCTGGCCTTACACCCTCACGGGGTGGAGGCAAGAGGAATGGGGAGATGGAGTGCAGGCAGCAGCGTgcccttttgggggtgggggtggggtgggtcggACAGGCTGGCCACTTGCCTGGCCGGGGGGCTATGCTCTAGTCTGACTCTGTAACCAGGGCGGGCCAAGTGTGAGAACCAGGAGCCCGCAGCCGCAAGCCCTGTCGTCTGAGGGCAAAGCAGCTCCTCCGAGCTGAGCTGAACGCTCAAGCTTCCCGGCAGCTCCATCCACCTCCTCAGCTGTCAGCCTCGCTCTACCATTGGCTCCTGGGTGCCCAGAATTAAACAGGCCtttgggaggggtgtgtgtggggggtgggggggtggaagaGGCTGCCACCAGGAACTACCAGGGGACACATTTGTCAGCCCAGGAAGGTCAAACTCTGGGAGCCAGGCAGAAGCAGTGGGGTGAGAGGGGTGGGCTCctcggggagctgggagggagatgGGGGTGTGAGCACAAACGTCCCCCATTTTGTTGCCGGCCTCACCCCTCACCAGCTATAGGAATGGCACAACAGCCCCTGGTAAAGGGGTAGGAGCGGGCTCTGGTGCCCAGCCTGAGCCGGAGGGAGGTGGCAGGGTGGGAGCTCCGGACGgagtggctggggctgggggaccCTGGGCACGGAGGGAGGGGAAGTCCTCTTCCTCCCTTTCTGCCTCTCAGGGTTGGGTTGGGTGGTCCCCACCCTccctgggctccactctccctctcaccggctgactccctgtgtgtctgtctcttgtCTGATCAGCTGCAGCAGCATGACCCCCTGAGCTGATGAGCCTCATTATAGACCTGCTGGGGGAAGACGGAGCTGGGAGCTCCACCTTACAGGCCACCAGGGAGGGAGCACCCAGGGGGCTCCCAGCAGCCTACCAACAGCCCCTGAGGAGGACCctgccactgcctgctctgggcccatGGTAAGCGGAGCTATGGGGCCTGGCGACTGGTGTGAGGGAGCCTGTGCTGGCTGGTGCCTGTCACCACACTCTGCTACTGAAGAGAGAAGTCTGTCCAAACCCTACCACCTGTGACATCAGAGGAGACAGAACTCAGGCCCCCAGGCCCTCTTtccagcccccgccccccaagggTAGGCGGTTTCGCTCCTTGGGCTCTACCCCATTGTCCCTCTTCCCCAGAGAGTCCTCACTGAGCAGTGAACAGGAGAGGAATCGGGAGGGTGTAAAGAGACACCCCAGCCCTCTCCCTGACCCCTGGGAAGGCACAGCCTGGAGCTGAATGCCCGCTTCTCAGCCCCCGCTCTCTGCCAGGACTGACTGGCTGCGCCTGCAGGGCCGCCTCTCCCCGTGGAGGTGCAGCCGTGGGAGCCTTGGGACTCCACATCATGTTGGCACCGGGCAGCAGCCCCGAGCAGAGGACCAGGCTTGCCCTGCAGTGGAAGCAGTTCTTCTGTGagtatgcccaggcctggggcatggcAGGGCGGGGCCGAGGGTGGTGGGCAGCATGTGTGGGTGCTGCGTCCGCTGGGAGGTTCCTGGGATGCCAAGGCCTTGCTCTGGGGAGCCAGCACGTGCATGCCACCTTCCTGCCAACGGCCACCCAAAGGGAGAGTTGCTTCTAGGAGTGCAGAGGTGAGACCAGGCACTGTGAGGCCATACAGCTGGGTCCATCTCCCCAGGCAAGGCTCTGCCTTCTGGAGTTTTACATAGACCAGGTGACGCCCCAGCTCCCGGAATGTGGATAGTGTACTGGCTGGAGCAGAGGGAGGTGGTCTGTCCTGGGCCCCCTGCTGGTGGTCCCAGATCGTGCAGGGCCCTGCTGCTCTCGTGGGGAGTAGTCCACTGGTCTTGACCCAACCATCAGCTGGGGGACCCCGATAACCTCTCTTAGGCAATTCGAAATTGGAaggaattcctggagccttggggaAGCCCTGGACGTGCagtagttacacgttgggctgcgatccacatggtcggcagtttgaaaccaccagtagctctgcaggagaaagattgggctttctactcccctacacagttccagtctcagaaacacacagggggtcgCTCAGAGGCAGCACTTACTCTCTGGCAGCCGGTTCGGTTTTGGTTTAAGTGGAGTCTTGGGATAGGGGCTGGAAGGGGCCTCAGGGGTCTACTCCCCTCGATTCTGCACACTGGGCCAACAAGGCCCTGCATTTCTGACGAAGGGGGGCATTCATTGTTCAAGGAGGCAGTGTGAAGGTGGAGAAGTCCCTGGGTAAAGGTCGGCAAGATCTGCTTTTCCCCAGGCTACATGGTCAGATAGGCGAAATGGTGCCGGGCCTGTATCCTGCCCGacttctcccctccccacagccAGCCCTTCTGATCCCACCAGACACGAGCAGGCTGAATTATTCATCCTGAGAGCCTGGCTGATCCCTGAGCAACGCGGATCCCCTTTCAACCTCATTCTAAGATCACTCAGCACCTGCAACATGGGATTATGCCTTATTGTCATCAGAGTTTTTTGGCTACCCTGGATTTCCAGgactgggggaggtggggaggcggtgggtggtggtggtggtggtggtggtggtggtggtgtgtgtgtgtgtgtcccttttcaaaatactttcttcttgtcTTGCTGTCAGTTCTTTCtgcggtaggggtggggtggcatgGGGCGTCGTGGTGTCTGGCTATGTTAATGCCTTTTCGAGGACAGGTAGAGGCTGCGTTCCTCTCTGAGGGAAGTACAGCCCTAAGAATGTTGTATTTTCAAATGGAATACGTGTGGGGTTGACTGACCTGGCTACGTGGGCTCAGAGGTTTAGTGGGTGAGAGGTAGTAGCAGGTGACCCCAGGTGGCCGGGGAGGGTCTCATGACCAGGCTGAGCTCATTTCCCATCACAAGCAAAAGAGCTCAGGTGTCAGCTCTGCATGTCCCCCAGCTGTCATCAATCCTCCTGTCCCTTCAAGCCCTGCCCTTTGGGACACCAGACACCGACCAGAACAGAGACTCAGGATTGTACCTTCCAGGCACCCAGGTCAGGGTGGCAGCCACTTCCCTGGGGGAAGTCAGCTGGGTTGTCATGTGGGGGCTGAACTCTCCACCCGCCTGCTCTGGGCTTGGTGGGGCTGACCACGTCTGGCTGACCAGATGAGGGTGGAGCTATCTTGAAGTCATCCCTTATCCTGGTCCCAGTGAGCAGGAAGATAGTGGAGGAGGGTTTGGGACCACGTGTAGAGAGGGCCACTCAGTTGTAGGTGGACTCTAAGTTGCTCGATTGTGATTGTTCTCTGAAGGTCACGTCTCCATCACTTCCACCCAATGGACCCGCACTTGCCACCCAGAGAGGTCCTGCGCAAAAGGTGGGCCAGGAAGAAAGGCTGCTAATTGATCCATTTACTGGATGGCTTCCCTGCAGCCCATTAGAATGGAAACCGAAGCCGAGGGCCCGAGTGGCTTTAGGGTGACAATTGAAAAGTTGTCCGGGCGCCGTGCTCGCTAGTGGTCCCATGCCCCAAGCAGTCTTCAAGGAGGAAGGGACATGGCATATTTCCTTTCCAGAGCAGGACCCCTCTGTGGATGGGGCCCTGAGCCTCACACTGTGGCTGGCTGCCACCTTGGATCTGTTCCTGtaaacttggcagcagctggcagGCGATCTCTGCAGGGTTAGGAGCACCCATCTGTGTGCCCCCTTCCATGCAGAGCATACCTTTGGCTTGTGAAGGCGGtggctggtggggggaggggcgggagctGGCACAAAGGGGAATGAATGGTCCACATGCAGGACCATTTCTTTTGGAAAGAGAGGCTCTTCCTCTGGGTTGTGACCCCGCAAGAGGAGAGGAGGGGCAAAATCCTGAAATCATCACATGCTTTACTCTGTCAATAACTGTCACGTTAgaacggcggttctcaacctgtgggtagcgacccctttggggctctaatgaccctttcacagtagttgcccgattcataacagtagcaaaatggcagtgatgaagtagcaaccaaaattattttatggttggggagctcaccaacacatgaggaactgtctgaaagggtcacagcatgaggaaggctgaaaaCCACTGTGTTAGAGGGACCCAAGCTCCCATAGGCATCTATGGTGGGAGATCCCATGAGCTAGCTGTCCCTGGGGGCCAGCAGGGCTTGGACCAGGGAGTCTGCAGGATCATCCTCTCTGCCAGATGGGCTGTGCGCCTCAGAGTCCTGCTGACACCGTGTCATGTCGATCATGGCAGACGCGGCTTGGTTAATTTAAGAAATGTGGTCAATGGGTATTTGTGCAGGGATTTCAGCTTGTGCCCAAAAGAGATAAAGCCAAGAACCGTTACATGCTGAGCTGGAACTCAAAGCAAAGGATGATGGTGACCCCTTCCTATGGCCTTTTCTCTCCCCAGGGATTATCTGCTGGGTCACCCTGTGTGCTGTGGAAGCCCTTTCCCCCTGCCCTTTCTCCTGTAAGTGTGACAGCCGCAGCCTGGAGGTGGACTGCAGTGGCCTAGGACTTGCCGCCGTGCCCCCAGACGTGCCCGCGGCCACCCGGACCCTGTTGCTCTTGAACAATAAGCTGAGCACCCTGCCGAGCTGGGCATTCACCAACCTGTCCAGCCTGCAGCGTTTGGACCTGTCCAACAACTTCCTGGACCAGCTGCCCAGCTCCATTTTTGGGGACCTGACGAATCTGACCGAGCTACAGCTGCGCAACAACAGCATCAGGACCCTGGACAGGGACCTGCTGCAGCACAACCCCCTGCTCCGCCACCTGGACCTGTCCATAAACGGCCTGGCCCAGCTGCCCACTGGCTTTTTCGATGGACTTCCGGCTCTGCGCTCCCTCTCGCTTCGCTCCAACCGCCTGCAGAACCTGGACCGGCTGACCTTTGAGCCCCTGGTGAGCCTGCAGCTGCTACAGGTTGGGGACAACCCCTGGGAATGTGACTGTAACCTGCGTGAGTTCAAGCACTGGATGGAGTGGTTCTCCTACCGAGGTGAGCAGAGCCAGCCTGCGTGGGGGTGAGGGCCCCAGCACTTCCTCCTGGTGACTGGGCACAAGCCGGGCTTGAGGTCAGGAGCTCCTCTACCTGCTGGACCAGAAGAGTCCCGGGCTTCCCTACCAGATGATGAGCCAATAACCTTCCTGTCAGCCAGGTGGAGAGGCTGGGTGCTGGCCGCCCCACTCCTCTTTCTTGTTTGTCCCTTCCAGTCTCCTTCGCTGCTCTTTCCTTTGAAGGCGGATTCACTGTAACCTCATCTCACTTACGTAGGCTTAATGAGGGATCTTAGAGACATAGTCTGATGCTTCTGGGCTCTTCAGCCCACCAGGCAAGCCTCTGGGTTTCCCAGGTCTCATGGAAGAGTACAGTCATCTCAAGTACCCATAGTTAAAGGAGGGTGGGATagaatgaaaacacacacacacacacacacacacacacacacacacctcacccccccctccccagaacATTGCTGTCCAAGCTTCTGATAAGAAGCCAAATGGTCTTAGCTTGACTTGCTTTCCTGTCTTTAACCTGGAACAATTCTCTAATAACCAATGAGACTGGAAAGAGGGCCAAGGAGTCCACACGGTTCCATGTGCCAGCTCTGGGGTGTAAGCTTGGCTCTGTTCTCTATCTCAGGTCTAGTCCCACCTGCCCCGGGGGGCAGTGTTGTGGTCGTACAATGGGAAGGGCAGCAGCAGTGCTGTATCTTGGAGCTGTTGTGAAGTGAGGCAATCCCTGTCAGGTGTCTTGAGAAGGGCCCGGTGTACAGTCAGTCTTGAGGCAAATGTGTTCCTTTGCTGCTGGTAATCATCATCAAAGGGACCCTCCTGGAGTAGTGGGTCAGGAGTTGGGCCGCTAGCCGCGAGGTCGGTAGATCGAACCCACCCGCtgccccatgagagaaagatgaggttgtctggttTCGTATGAAGActtccagtctcaggaaccctgagGGGCGGTGCTACCCTGCCCTGTCAGCTCAGTGTGAGTGGGAGTCCACATGCGAGCAGTGAGTTAGAGTTTTGAGTTTACCTTTGCAAGGTTAAATGGACTAAGCCATTTAATTGGTGCCCAATGAACATTTTCTGAGTTAATGAACCAATGTTACAACTATGTGACAATAATGATCATGCTTAGCTTACTATTTTATTTCACGTCAAGCCACAATCTCAATTATTTGCATGTTATTCTTACGTATCAGGTGATTAGAGCCACTTTATAAAGTGGCACACAAGTGCTAGCCACTGTGATACTATTTGTCGAATAGTTTCcagtttaaactttttttttcatgtttattatCTGTTTTGATCCTTCCTGCCGCTAATTGAGATACTCAACTCACGCTCAccgagtggatcctgactcagagagacccgagAGCGGGTGGTGTAGTCGGTTctgtgctgggttgctaaccacaaggtcagcagtttgaaactgccagctactctgcgggagaaagacgaggcttctactcctgtaaagagtgacagtctcggaaacccgcaggggcagtgctCCCCTGTCCTGGACAGTGACTATGAGTCGATAACTGAGATAGATATCACTATTTCTCAGGGTAGACAGCCAAGGCTCGTAAGTAATTGAACACGTTAGATAACTTGCACATGGTGGAGACACAGGGTTCAACCTCAGGTCTTTGGGCCAGGACAGTGGGGGTGCACTCTGAACCCTGAGCACTGTGCTCGGGATACTGAGGTTACCCTGGATGCATGCCAACTGATGCAAGACTTGCAGTGGGTCATCTAGGCACTCAGTGGGTCCTGGGAAATAGAGACCAAGACTCTTCCTTAGGAGACATCTTTGCCCCTTCCCACAATCCCCAGGAAGCGAATTTCCAGCATGGAATGGGAATCTGGGTCCAAATGTAGGTCTTTTAAGACCTTACGGGTGGTAGAGTGGTTTTCAACCGTGCACTCCTTCCCACCCGCTGCTGCGGTGCCTTCATGAGCCCCGGGGAAAGATGGATGGCTGCAGTGTGAAGTCTGCGGCAGCTGGGCCAGGAGAGGGGGCTGCCAGTGATGGAGTGGTTGGAGGCCAAGGCCACCCACAGAGGCGATCTCCATCTAGATTTCATGAGAAGAGAGAAGATGGCAGGAATCGAGCTTGCCCTTCCCAAGGAACATCCAGGTAGACTTCTTCTTAGCTCCCCTCTCTCCCACTCACCCTACTCAGCATCCCACACCTGCCCACAGTCATGCCTGGCTTCACCATCATCCTGAAGGCGTGATGGAGAACCTGTCTCCCCACTTCTAGCACACCTCCTCTTCAGCACTGGCTGCTCTCCCTttcctctcaggctttcttcccaGTTGCCTTTGCTCTCTGCTGGGGGCAGGTACTTATCATTAAAGAGGAAAAGGAAGCCATCCTTGCCCTGCCTTTTTTCCTCCCTATCCCAAGGAGGTACTCTTAGGCAACCCACGGAAGATCAGTGCCCGGGGCAGTGGCTttgcctctccatcccttttgggAGAGAGAAGGATCCTGGAGGGACCGGGCAGTCTGTTGAGGACTGGGCTCTGGGTTCACAGACAAGCAGAGAGCAGGTAGATTCAGGGGCAAAGGGAAGACCAGGACTGCAGGTTGGGCAGGGACCACTCAGGACACTGGGTTCTTTCCTGAGCTTCTTCTGTGCTACTCTCATCTCCCAGCCCGCAGGCCAGTAGGAGTCTGGAGAGGCCAGACTGGATTGGAAGGGCTGTGTGCTTGCCTATCACGTGGGAACAATGACACGATCCATTTACCCGGCCATTGTAAGGGTCCAGTGAGGTGACACATGTATCTCACCTACCACGGTATGCGGCTCAATCATGTGagctaccttcctcctgtcctctgGTTTCAAACTGACTGCATGGTTGAAGCTCCAGCCTCTGGGCCATTCGTTTGGcaggtctggggatggagagagGGACTCTCGCTGCTGACCACCTGACATCTCCTTTTTCCCTTCTCCGGATGCAGGGGGGCGCCTAGACCAGCTTTCCTGCACTCTCCCCAAGGAGCTGAGGGGGAAGGACATGCGCATGGTCCCCATGGAGATGTTCAACTACTGCTCCCAGCTGGAGGACCAGAACAGCTCAGCGGGGCTGGATATTCCTGGGCCACCCTGCACCAAGGCCAGCCTAGAACCTGTGAaacccaagccaggggctgagCCGGAGCCCGAGTCCACCACGGCCTGTCCCCAGAAGCAAAGGTACCGGCCAGTGAGCGTGCGGCGGGCCATCGGCACAGTGATCATTGCGGGGGTCGTCTGCGGCATTGTCTGCATCATGATGGTGGTGGCTGCCGCCTATGGCTGCATCTACGCCTCCCTCATGGCCAAGTACCACCGGGAGCTCAAGAAGCGCCAGCCCCTGATGGGCGACCCAGAGGGCGAGCACGAAGACCAGAAGCAGATCTCATCTGTGGCCTGAGAGCCCAGCACACCTGGCCCAGGTAGGAAGGACTGGGGAGCTCGCCAGGGACTGCTCCAGGAAGGGCTGCCCCTTGCCTCGGTCTGAGACCAGCCGCTGCTTGCCCCATTCCCCACCCAGCCCACGGGCAAGCAAGCCGCCCTGCGGCTGCCTCTCTGAACCACACGCTCCCCCGTCCCCCAGGAAGCCACACTGTGCTGAAGGCTCCTGCGGATGCCCCTGGCTGGACCCCTACTTTGCTGGAACATCTGGGGGCACTGGGAAGGAAGACTGTAGGAGGAGGCCTCTGGACAAGCATTCTaaccccccctgccccacccccatctgccctGGTGTAGTCAGCCCGTTTGTAGCCCTCTCAGCCCCTCGCTCATCCCTTCCTGACCTGCATTGAGGGGGCTGGGGAAGTGGCACGGGGGCGGGAGCTTCTGGTTAAGTCCTAAGGATAGTCTCCATCCCCTTGTGGTGCGCAAGCAGCAGCATCTAGCCGCTGGTATGAAACGTAGACCCAGCAGCTGTGTCTCCACCCAACTCCTAGCAACACAGTGCTGCGATCACACCA
This genomic interval carries:
- the LRTM2 gene encoding leucine-rich repeat and transmembrane domain-containing protein 2, whose protein sequence is MLAPGSSPEQRTRLALQWKQFFWIICWVTLCAVEALSPCPFSCKCDSRSLEVDCSGLGLAAVPPDVPAATRTLLLLNNKLSTLPSWAFTNLSSLQRLDLSNNFLDQLPSSIFGDLTNLTELQLRNNSIRTLDRDLLQHNPLLRHLDLSINGLAQLPTGFFDGLPALRSLSLRSNRLQNLDRLTFEPLVSLQLLQVGDNPWECDCNLREFKHWMEWFSYRGGRLDQLSCTLPKELRGKDMRMVPMEMFNYCSQLEDQNSSAGLDIPGPPCTKASLEPVKPKPGAEPEPESTTACPQKQRYRPVSVRRAIGTVIIAGVVCGIVCIMMVVAAAYGCIYASLMAKYHRELKKRQPLMGDPEGEHEDQKQISSVA